Genomic window (Chondrocystis sp. NIES-4102):
TATTGTTGTAATTGATTATTTATCGAGAATATATTTATTCAACAAAAAGGACAAAAGTGTTAAAAATTTTATCTTGGTCAAGATAGTTAGTAAGAAATTGTGAGCTGATTTTTATTAACTGTTATTTAATCAGTGATTTTCATTCTTTAGTTGAGAAAATTTGCCTAAATATTTAGCTAAACGATCTATAATTTAGGGCATTAAACGAGTTAGTTATATTAATCTTGTCAAGATTAAGCTAGACTGGATCAATCAATTTATATATTGAAGTATTAAATTAAACTTTTCATACTTAACCCACTCTCTGTTGAGTAACACTGATTACCTTGAGCAATTGCATATATTTGTTAGCTAACGCTTTCATTTTATACAATTATCAAATTAATCAGATAATAGTTTATTTGAAGAAAATACCTGTTCACTCATGAGAAGATAATATTTATCTATTACTTAATTGTGATTTGCTTTGAGAGTCAGATTTTAATAATTTGTTGAGTAAATAAAGATAAATTTGGTTATATTTTGTGTATTTAAAACTCAATCCTTTGCTGAGGGAACTTGATATAATTAAAAATATCTGCAAAGTGTTATGTTAAACCATCAAAGTTATATTTCTTACTTTTATTGATTAAAACTGCGATCATTTTAACCGTAAGATTATCATCACATTATAATAGTCGTGTGAAAACTTATGTAATATCATTAGCTGGAATAGATAATAGAGCGATCGCTCGCCTTAAGTATTGGCGTACACTTTCCCTGGTAATAATTGTTTGTTTATCCCTTATTGCTGGAACATATATGCGATCGCTAACTTGATCAAGATCTTCACTATGTTTGACGGCGACTAATAAATCTGCATTGATTGTGCATAAATAGTGTAAAACTGTGATTCTAATTTACAAAGGGCTGCTGCCTATATCTTTAAGCTTTTTCTGCAACTTGTGCGAGATACTCTAAAATTTCCCTGAATTAATTATCCTAACGGTTTGGTTCACATTATTGTTAATACTGCTACGCCAATTAATGATACCAGTTCTCAAATTGTACAGTTTTGTTGGCGCAATCATACAGAAGCAGATATTTCAGCAAAAGAAGTTGTGGCGTTTGATCGTGCTGTCATACTAGAAGATAAAGCAGTATTAGAAACTACAGATTATGACGTGCCTCTAGATATAAAACTAGAACAACACATGATGACAGATAAGCCTGGAATTGTCATCAGACGCAAGTTGAGCCATCTTTTGGCAACTAACAACGTAAAAAGTACTTTATAGCATGAATATTAACGAAAATATTTCCAATCTGCAAAAAACCAAGCAACCTAGGGGAAAACCACCTCGTAATGGCTGGCAAGATGCGATCGCGCGTTACTTTGAATTTGATTTCTACCGCACTAATTTTCGGACAGAAATTTTAGCTGGTGTCACTACCTTTATGACGATGGCTTATATTCTGGTAGTTAATCCGTTAATTCTCTCCGATGCTATTTTTTTAAACGAGCCTAAAGATTTATTTGCTGAATTAGTAGTCGCTACAGCCGTCTCCGCAGGAATTGGCACTTTAATTATGGGATTATTAGCAAAATATCCCTTTGCCCTTGCTCCTGGAATGGGGATTAATGCTTTTTTTGCCTATTCTGTCGTTTTAAATTTAGGGATTGAATGGCGAGTAGCTTTAGCTTGTGTGTTTGTGGAAGGGTTAGTGTTTATCCTGCTGACAATTAGCGATATTCGTCGTCATTTAATTACTGCTGTTCCTCATTCAATTAAATCAGCAACTACTGTCGGTATTGGCTTATTTTTGGCATATATCGGTTTAGGGGGTGCAACAGAAACGGGAGGGGCAGGGTTAGTTGTTGCTAGTGAAGTCACAAAAACAGATTTTGGTAGTTTGGCTCAACCTCAAACCTTAATGGCAATATTTGGTCTTTTTCTCACCGCTTTTTTCATGGTGCGACGGATTAAAGGGGCTTTATTATGGGGAATTCTGGGTACGGCGATTTTAGGTTGGCTGTTTGGAGTAGCCAATTCACCCCAAGCAATAGCATCCATTCCAGCTTTTCCTGTGGATTTATTTGGTGCTGCTTTTATTGGTTTAGGAGGAATTAATGGTAGTAACTGGATTGATTTTATTGCAGCTTTATTAGTATTTTTGTTCGTTGATATGTTCGATACCATCGGCACGCTAGCTGGGGTAGGAATGCAAGCAGGATATATTGACGAAAATGGTGAATTACCAAGAGCAAATCGAGCTTTAACCGCCGATGCGATCGCCACTACTGCGGGGGCGGTTGTAGGAACATCTAGTGTTACTACTTTTGTTGAGTCTGCTTCTGGTGTAGCCGAAGGTGGGCGCACTGGTTTTACTTCCGTAATTGTCGCTGGTTTATTCTTTATTTCTTTAATTTTTATTCCTATTTTTGAGGCTATTCCTGCTTTTGCAACTACTCCTGCTTTAACTATTGTTGGGGTATTAATGATGGCAAGTGTTACTACCATTAATTGGGAAGATTTGACTGAGGCTATACCAGCATTTCTCACCATCTTTTTTATTCCCTTTGCTTTTTCTATTGCTGCGGGGCTATCTATTGGTTTAATTGCCTACCCTCTATTAAAAGCTTTTAAAGGCAAAACCAGCGATGTACCTCTAGTGACCTGGATTTTAGCTGCTATATTTATTGCCCGCTTTATTTTTATGACCCTACGTTTTGGCTAAGTTTATTCTTTTAACAATGACTAATCCTAAAATAACTTTAGAAACGGAAAATATACCCATAGAAGCACCTGCTTCAATTAAATCAGATTTAATTTACGGCTTAGAAGCGCGTCCGCCTTTTGTAGAATCAATTTTTGTCGCTATTTAATTACTACTAATATCAGCGTGGAAGAGAACGTAAAGAAAGAGTAGCACAATTGGTATTGAAAGCCCGCAAACGAACCGATACCATCTATAACAAAGAACCAGATTTAACCCAACAGTGGTACGAACAATTAAAACAAGAACAAGAAAAAGATGTTACGGATGCGATCGCCAAAATTATTTTAGGTGGCCCTTTACATTAAGCATTGAATATTAAATGCAATCACAAATGATTAAAGGTAAATTAACTACTCATGTTTTAGATACGGCTAATGGTTGTCCTGCTTCGGGAATTGCGATCGCTCTTTGGAAATTAGAATCTGATTCTAAAACTTTACTTAAAATTACCATAACTAACCAAGATGGACGCACTAATGAACCTTTACTCGCCGATGAAGAATTACAAGTAGGCGTATATGAGTTAATTTTTTCTGTGGGTAATTATTTTGCTCGCTATGATGATTATCCCGATCCTCTTTTTTTAGACCAAATTCCGCTCCGTTTCGGTATTAGCGATACTCAAGCTCACTATCACGTTCCTTTATTAGTTTCCCCGTGGTCTTATAGTACCTATCGTGGCAGTTAGGTATAGTTATTTTCTGGCGATTAACTATACTGTGATTATTGGGTAGGGGGTAGTAGGTAGTAGGTAGTAGGTAGTAGGTAGGGAGTCTGGAAACAGCAAACAGGAGATACTAAAAATTAAAAAATGTCCTAACACCATCTTGTATTGCTATATTTCTTCTTCCTATGAACAATGAAAGTTTTATTACTTATGCACCATCAAGAATTAACTATTTCCCAGTTTAATCAAATGTCTCAAGGGGATTTTACGGCAACTTTAGGCGAAATATGGGAACAAACCCCCGAAATTGCCCGTAAAGCCAAGCAGAGCAATTAGCCTTAATTCGGGCGCATCCCGATCTTGCAAGTAAAACTAAAATGGCAGAAGCTTCAGTGCAGGAACAAGCAGGAATTGGTTTAGATCGTCTATCAGAGTCGGAATATCAGCGTTTTCAAGCTCTAAACCTGGCTTATCAAGATAAATTTGGTTTTCCTTTTATTATCGCCGTTAAATACGAGACTAAAGAAAGTATTTTAACAGCCTTTACCACCCGTTTAAACCACAACCTGGAGGATGAAAAGCAAGAAGCTTTAAAACAAATTAGTCGTCTTGCTAGACTCCGTTTAGAGTCTCTAATTCAAGATATTTAAACAAAATAAACTCAAAAAACGACTCTTAAAAATTAAACTGCATTCGCATATTCCCTACATAGATATTAGGATTATCTTCAAAATTATTAGGGTTAGCAACTAAATAAAAAGCAGGGATAAGGGCGATATTATCATTAACAGGAAAGAAATAAGTCAATTCAAATTCATATTAGTTAATCGCCAATAATTCAGCAAAAAACTAAACTGTTTCTCACCAACGGTCACGTGCCGTCTTCGTCGCCCGTGGGCGCGGAGTACCCAAAGGGCATTTCTATAATCTGTGACTTATATCTGCATTCATTTTTCTTCTCACACCAATAATTAGCCAAATTATCATTATTAATTGCGAGCAAAAGTTACTGTGTATACAGTATGTAATTAATCTGTCATGTAATCAGTACCTTTAATTGCCGTATAAAATAATCAATGCCAATGACCAATAACTAACAACAAAAAACTTTAACCATTAATTAATTGAGCTGCAAATTGATTCGTTTTCTCTAACAAATTCTCTAATTCAATAGTAATTAAGTGACCACAATCAACTACCTTTTTCCCATTAATAAAACTGTAATCTACATAATCGGTTTGACAATAAATCAAAGCTGCAACAGGATCAGCTTGCGTCCCTACAAAACCTGGTTTATCTAAATTAATGGCAATAAAATCGGCTGCCATACCTGGAGCGAGATAACCAATATCATCCCTACCTAATACTTTTGCTCCCCCTCTTGTAGCAATTTCTAACGCCTCACGAGCAGTCATTGCAGCAGCATCTTCATCTTTAACACGAGCTAGTAAAAAAGCTTGGCGAGCTTCATGGAGTAAATTACTAGCATCATTAGAAGCTGCCCCATCTACCCCCAAGCCTACAGGTACATTAGCATTGAGCATTTTACGGATAGGTGCAATGCCACTTGCAAGACGCATATTACTACAAGGACAATGGGCTACACCAGTCCCAGTTTCCCCAAACTTAATAATAGAGCGATCGCTTAACTTAACACAATGGGCGTGCCAAACATCATTACCTAACCAACCTACAGATTGAGCATAGTCTCCTGGGATTAAATTGAATTTAGCTAAACTATATTCCACATCTCCTTTTGTTTCTGCCAAGTGAGTATGAAGTCTAACACCTGGATAACTCCGCGCCATTGCTGCTGATTCTTTCATTAAATCTTGAGATACGGAAAAAGGCGAACAGGGAGCGAGAACAATCTTGATCATCGAATAGCGGTTATTATCGTGATATTGCTCAATTAATCTCTGAGAATCTTTTAATATCTCTGCTTCTTTTTCAACTAGAGAATCTGGAGGTAAACCGCCATTACTTTCTCCAACGCTCATACTGCCTCGACTAGCATGAAAACGTAACCCAATATCTTCAACAGCGCGAATTTGTTCATCAAGACTGCAATCATTAGGAAAAAGATAATGATGATCGCTGGCTGTGGTACAACCAGATAGAATTAATTCTGCTGCTGCCATTTGAGAACTATAATACATCCCTTGGGCAGTGAGATTAGACCACAAAGGATAATGGGCTGTTAGCCATTGAAATAAATCACCGTTTTGTCCTGCGGGGGTAGCACGAGTTAAGGTTTGAAAGAAATGATGATGAGTATTAACTAAACCTGGTAAAACTATGTGTCGATCTGCTAAATCTAAGACTTCATCAGCACTATTGGGTAATTCTGTTGTTTTGCCCACTTGCTCAATCACATTGTCCCTGACAAACAACGCACCGTGACGTATTTCGCGTCTTTGTTCGTCCATTGTGACTAAAGTATGGATGTTTTTAATTAGTAATGTAGACATTCTGTATTTGCAGCAAGTTTGGTGTGTATAATTGTAGTCTTGTCATAGACCGTAGCCCCGTAGTGAGAAATACAATTTTTATCATTCTAATTGTATACAGTATTCATAAACTATTAATGATTTTCCAATTAGTTTGAACCCCTTGAGTAATGGTATTATAGGAAATCCGATTACCAAAACATACTTTCAATCTGTAATTTTAATTAGTCTAAAACCCTAGTACAAGCGTGCCTCACCTCAACTTTCAAATAGCGTATCTAAACAGAATTTAGTTCCTTCATTACTAATTTCTCCTTACCCTGCGTCCTATCGGAATGCACATAGGAGTACCAGCGATGGGGTCTGGGATAATTTGACATTTTAAACCAAAAACCTCTTGCACCATTACTTCTGTCATCACTTGTTGAGGAGTTCCCACCCCATAAACTTTACCTTTTTGTACTGCTATAAGATAATCTGCATAACGACAGGCAAGATTTAGATCGTGTAAGACCATAACAATGGTTTTGCCTTTGGTTTGGTGCAGTAGTTGTAGTAAGTCTAATAACTCTACTTGATGAGCCAAATCTAAATAAGTCGTCGGTTCATCTAATAGTAATATATTTGTATCCTGAGCTAAGACCATAGCAATCCAGGCTCGTTGTCGTTGTCCACCTGAAAGGCTATCTAGGGGTTGATCGGCAAGTTCGGTTAGGGTAGTAATAGATAGGGCTTCTTGTATTTTTGCTTGATCTTCTTTGGAAGATGGTTGTAACCAATTTTGATAGGGATAACGTCCCATCGCTACTAAATCTTTTACAGTTAATCCGAATGGTGCAGTAGGACTTTGGGTTAACATTGCCAAGCGTTGGGCGACGGTTTTACTATCGAGTCGAGATATATCTTTGCCATCTAAATAAACTGTTCCTGATTGTGGTTTTAACAGTCGCGCTAATCCTCTTAGCAGGGTAGACTTACCACAGCCGTTTGCCCCTACCAGCACAGTAATTTTGCCTGTAGGAATGCTTAAATTTAGATTTCTTACTATGGGCGCACCTTCGTATGCCAGGGTTAGTTTTTGGGTTTCTAGGTGATTCATTTTTTGATTAACAGATAGACAAAATAAGGCGCACCAACTCCAGCCGTGATAATACCGCAGGGAAGTTCTATAGGTGCAAACATAACTTTTCCCAATAAGTCGGCAACCACTACCAACATCCCCCCGATAATTGCTGCAATGGGGATTAATTCTTGATGGGATGAACCAACTAATTGTCTGGCTAGATGAGGTGCCATTAAACCGACAAAACTAATCGCCCCCGCAGTAGCAATGGAAGCACCTGCCAAAGCTACAGTGGTTATTAGTAATAGACCCCTTTGCCACTCTATCTGCGCCCCCAAACTACAAGCGATTTCATCTCCTAAACTCAGGATATCTAATTCTCTACTCAATAAAAAAGCCAAACCGCCAAAGATAACTATCCAAGGAATTAAACCCCATACTTGCGTCCAAGTACGTCCATAAACGCTACCTGCTAACCATACTAATGCTTGAGATACGTTATTTATGTCTCCAAAGGTAATCATGATATCCGTCAAGGCAGTCACAATTAGCTCAAAGCCTACACCAATGAGAATTAAGCGCATGGGAGAACTTCCTCCTTGCCAAGCTAGACAATAGATTGATAAGGCAATAGTCAGCGCACCCCCAAAAGCAGCAAAAGGCAACCAAGATAATGGTACATTCGGAAATAAAACAATTAGACTCACCGCAGCTAAACTAGCTCCTGCATTGATGCCGATGATTTCAGGTGCAGCTAGGGGATTATGAGTGATGCCTTGGGTAATTGTTCCTGCGATCGCTAGCCCAACTCCTACTATCCAAGCGATCAGCACCCTTGGTAAGCGCAGATTATTGATAATAAAGGCGTAATCTTGATTGTCTGTTGGTAATCCTAACAGGGTTTTGATTATATTGATTGGGGTAATGGGGTATTCTCCATCCGCAATACTAATAATCATTGCTATTAGTGTTATGGCAGATAATACAACTAACACTTTTATAAATCTGCGATCGCTATTTAACTTGATTGGCGAGCTTGCAGTCATTTTGTTTACAGCTAAAAATTCTAGATTATCATGTTATTAATGCTATTTTTTCTCAATGAATTTTGCGATTAATTAGATAAATAAAAAACGGTGCGCCAATTAAAGGCATTACTAGACCTACGGGTAACTCACTGGGTGGTATAATCAGACGACCACAAGTATCGGCAATTAAAACGATAATTCCCCCCAAAATGGCACAATAGGGCAAAATCCAGCGATAATCTAAACCAATTATTAAACGCACTAGATGGGGTACGATTAAACCGATAAAACTGATCGGCCCTGCGATCGCAACACTGCTACCTGCAAGTAAAATAATACTGATAGCTGCTATAATCTTAATTGAGGGTGTAGACTGTCCTAAACCCCTGGCTATATCTTCTCCTAAACTCAAGAGAGTAAGCTGTTTACTGATAGCCATACCTAAAATTAAGCCGATACAGATATAGGGTAATACTTGCCAAACTAGATTTAAGTCTCTACCTGCTACTGATCCAGCTAACCAAAATCTAATTTCTTCTAGGGTGCGTTGGCTAATAATTAGAATACCACTGGTGATTGAGGAGATAAAAGCGGTAATTGCTGCCCCTGCTATAGTTAAATTGATCGCCGTTAAGCCACCTCTGCCTAATGAACCTAAAAAGTATACCGCAACTGCCGTAATGGCTGCCCCTACCAAAGCTAACCAAGTAGAGGTATTGGTAGCAACATCGCCGATAATTAATGTTCCCGATACTACTGCTAAAGCTGCCCCTGCATTGATTCCTAGTATTCCAGGAGATGCTAAGGGATTTAGGGTTAAACCCTGCATAATTGCCCCTGCAACAGAAGCAGCAGCACCCACTACTATTGCTATTAGCGATCGCGGTAAACGAACTGTACGAATAATTAGATGATTAGTCGATCCATCAAAGGCGGTGAAAGATCGATATATTTCTGTAATTGGTATCTTTACAACTCCCCAATAGATGCTTCCAAGTAGGGTTAAGCATAGAATTAAGCTGCCTATAATTAAACCTGCAATTAGTAAGTAGTGTTTATCTAAATTGATTCTCATTAAGCTCGAATTTAGCTGTTGTTAATTATAATTATTCTGAAGTAAGCTTACTTGATTTTGCACAACCTATTTTTCTGAGGTTATTATAAAAATAAGTTATACTTCAGACAGGTTACTAAGATGGCAAATAGGATTGGGTTCGGGGAGCGTAATTTAGCGCAAGTCAACTATACTAGTTTATTGAATGCAATTTTAGAAATTTTAGGAAATACGCCACCCAGTAGTCTTTATAGGTTTTGTGATGATGGTGGGCAATTAGCAATAGATATAGATGAGATTGCCTATAGTTTAGCTACCACTCAAGCTAATATGATAGAGAATCCTTGTAGTAGCTGGAAAGGGATCAGGATAGCAACTACTAATTTAACTGAATCATCGAGGGACGATTTTGCAGATTTAATTCGTAAAATTCGCGATCGCTTGCAGGAGTATTTAGGATGTTTATTGCAGGATCATAATTTTAGTTGTTTAGCGAGTTATTTGGAATTTCTGTGTAGTAATTTATTGGATTTTCAGATTGCTAATAATAAAAAACAATAACTTAATTTTAATTATGATTTTAAGAAGAAACATCAAGGCTTATCTAAACAAAGATTAACCTTAAAACACGAAGATAATCAGCTACCTCTGTTAAATCATCGTTTAACAATCACCATCAAAGATACGAAAGAAAAGTTTGATTTGCAGTTGCAGGAGAGTATAAAAAATTATATTAATACGCAATTTGCCACTGATAATAATCGAGATGAATTACAAGAGATTTTAGCAGATTTATACGCAGATCGTAATGAGCTAAATTCAGACTGGTATGCCATAAAGCGTTTAATGGATACTGAGGCTTTAGCGAGGGTTCAACGTACGGCAAAGATTAAGTATTTGGAATATTTATTGGAACATATTGGGGAAGATAATCATGCTATTTATTTAGAGATTTTAATTCATCGTCTCAAGGAATTGGAAAAATATCTTAGCGATCCTAATCGAACAGATGGGGATTATCAGGTTAGTTATAATTCCGAATCTTTTAATATTAAAGAAATATTTTCGCGCGCGGAAGCATCTTGTAGTTTGCCGATAATTCCATTGGTTATTGGTAGTTTAGGTGAGAGTCGAGATACTCAAAAAGGGGAATTGAATTTTACTTTTGGATTAAAGTTAAAACTAGATGGAAAAATTCAAACAGCAGCAGCAAAAAGTGTTTTGGATTATAATTTAGATTTGCTCAATCCTGATGGAATAAAACATCAAGAAGAATTGAATATTGATGCAAAAAAAGTTAACTGTGCAAGAAGGACTATAGAGATAGCGGTATTATATTTTTTTGTTTTTGCTGGTAATAAACCTACTAGTCCTGGTTTTAGTATTTATTCTGATTTGGAATATCAGGTTATTGATAGATTTGAGCAAAAGATTTTACCTAAATTGAAAAGTGATGACGAAGCAGAAAAGCGTCAATTATTTAAAGGAATTATTGAAGGTATAAAACAGTGTCAGACAGGGGATAAAATCAATAAATTAAGAAGATTACTAACAGCTAAACTAAAAACATCCCGACCTTGGAGTTATAGAGTATATCCGATAAAAATCAACCTCAAAAAGGGAGTATTGGAAACGGATGCTAAGATTATAGATGAGCGTAATACTTTTTTTCGTAGTGATATCAAAGATAAACAAAAGAAGGCTTTAAAATATATTGCTGTTAGTGATGCGAGTATTGATAATACCTCAATTTGCCATTTTTCTGGTGATCTAAAAATAAAGGAAATCAACTACTATAATACTCAAGATAATCAAGCATTTTCAATGGAATATGTAACGGGAAAATTCCCCACCATACCCATAGTCTTATATCCTCAAGCAACGGCTTGTAATAAGATAGTCAATAATAATTTTAAAGGAAGAAAAATAATTCAATTCTCCTATCAACCAGACAGATTAAAAGAACTTTTTAATAGTGATAATCATAACGCAGCTTTTATTTACCGCTTTGTTTTCTCCTTGCTTACCTATATAACTATTAAAAATATTTTAGATGTAGCTACTAATAACCTCAAACGTAAATTATTCATTCCCATCCTTATGTTACATTTAGGGTCAAAAGACGAACCTAGGGAGGAAGAAGTATTTATGAGAGCTACCTTTACTAGTTTATGCCATCTAATTAATGCTAATCATCGAGCTAGTACTCAAGGGTTTTCCCTTAAAAGTATCAATAATTATAAAATAAAAAATGCCTGATCATCTCTTTATAATATTTTACCTAAAAAGTTTAACTATTCACAGCAATTTCCAACTTCAAATATCAATAAGTTAGCCATAATAGTAGTTGCATCGAGAGAATGCGACCGTAGTTGGCAGGGAGACTATAAAATATCTAATTTAATGGGAGAGATAATTAAACTAGATACACAAAAAGATGGTTCTATTACTATTTATACCAGTAAAACCATCTCTAATAATTATAATAGTCGCTTAATTTATCAAGATATTGATATTCTTTCCCAGGAGGTAGATAGACTTTATCAAGAAGGATACAGACATATATTATATATCGCCAAATCACCTTATTCTCAAACCTTAAATCTAACAGCAAGCGAAAATGACGAAAACTTATATTTTATGTCTTCTTCAGTTATTAGGAATCTTAAAGGTAATAAGGAGGATTTAAAAATATATCCAGTTTTCTTTGATAAATATTATGTGGTGAGTTTACAAAAAATTGGACGTAAATCTCTCTATATTCAAGATGCAGAATTAAGTAATATAGTAGAAGATCCGAGTAAAAAAGTAGCGGTATTTTTCAATTTATTTAATGGTATTCAAATTGGGAAACCAGAAGATCGCTATTATAACGGAGTAATTTCCTATTCAACCCTGTTAAATGTCTACGATCGCAGCATAATAGATACTGGCGAAATTTATGCAGATTTAATTAATAATGATCAAGCACGAGGTATCAAAACAGAAATTCTACAACTCTTAACTTTATTTCATTTTTCCCGTTACGAGGCGGATAGTACAAGTATTCAACTAAAGTTAGATCCCTATCAAAATATAATTGGTGATCATTGCGTGGGTGCATTAGCAATATTTCCTCATATGCAGCCAAAGGTGCAGTTTAATCTTTTGGCATTTTTAAATGAAGTGAATGATGTTTTGAATGCCAACATTAAATAGCAAAACTTTTAATTATGAATAGATCTAAATTAGGACAGCAATTAGGTTGTTTATTTGAAGTAGGATTTAATATAGGTCTGCTTAGTTATATTAAGCAAAAAAAATTTAAATGTAATTATGGCAATCTATATGAACAGGATTTAGAACAGATAAACTTTGCTAAAATTGTTCGCAGATTGTGCGATAACCTGGGAATAATTAGCCCGCAAGATCGAGAGATAGTTAAGCAATGGGCTAACTTTTTTATGCTGAAAAGTTGCTTAGCTGGTTTGAATTTTCTGGCTGAATATTTCGCTGCTATAGGTTGGGATAAACAACGTATAAGGCAACGCCTAGAAATTGTCTACTTTCAAAGTTATTTAGCTAATGATAATACTCTTAATACCTATATCAAAGAGGAAAATCAAGTATATCAAGATTGGGTATCTCAATTTAAAAACAAAACAATAGATACCCAGAAATATCAACAAAAAGGGGAATTTCTCAAAGCCGACACCCTAATTTACTTACGTTATCAACATCAAGTAAGAATAATAGCGATCGATTATTCCATCTTTGCCATTCAATCAATCAAAGACTTACAGGATTTAAATAATATTGAAGTGTTGCGCCAAATATTACTTAGTAACATTAGTTATC
Coding sequences:
- a CDS encoding ferrichrome ABC transporter, ATP-binding protein, giving the protein MNHLETQKLTLAYEGAPIVRNLNLSIPTGKITVLVGANGCGKSTLLRGLARLLKPQSGTVYLDGKDISRLDSKTVAQRLAMLTQSPTAPFGLTVKDLVAMGRYPYQNWLQPSSKEDQAKIQEALSITTLTELADQPLDSLSGGQRQRAWIAMVLAQDTNILLLDEPTTYLDLAHQVELLDLLQLLHQTKGKTIVMVLHDLNLACRYADYLIAVQKGKVYGVGTPQQVMTEVMVQEVFGLKCQIIPDPIAGTPMCIPIGRRVRRN
- a CDS encoding OHCU decarboxylase, with protein sequence MAEASVQEQAGIGLDRLSESEYQRFQALNLAYQDKFGFPFIIAVKYETKESILTAFTTRLNHNLEDEKQEALKQISRLARLRLESLIQDI
- a CDS encoding helicase-like protein, with product MNRSKLGQQLGCLFEVGFNIGLLSYIKQKKFKCNYGNLYEQDLEQINFAKIVRRLCDNLGIISPQDREIVKQWANFFMLKSCLAGLNFLAEYFAAIGWDKQRIRQRLEIVYFQSYLANDNTLNTYIKEENQVYQDWVSQFKNKTIDTQKYQQKGEFLKADTLIYLRYQHQVRIIAIDYSIFAIQSIKDLQDLNNIEVLRQILLSNISYLKSKSVFANLGLDSNSNSLLFSQSLSQYYKAFARKDKKTIKMIQAGSYAYSFWNWLQIQQQISEQDEVTFNIIGYSARSGCFPLS
- a CDS encoding iron(III) dicitrate ABC transporter, permease protein, whose amino-acid sequence is MTASSPIKLNSDRRFIKVLVVLSAITLIAMIISIADGEYPITPINIIKTLLGLPTDNQDYAFIINNLRLPRVLIAWIVGVGLAIAGTITQGITHNPLAAPEIIGINAGASLAAVSLIVLFPNVPLSWLPFAAFGGALTIALSIYCLAWQGGSSPMRLILIGVGFELIVTALTDIMITFGDINNVSQALVWLAGSVYGRTWTQVWGLIPWIVIFGGLAFLLSRELDILSLGDEIACSLGAQIEWQRGLLLITTVALAGASIATAGAISFVGLMAPHLARQLVGSSHQELIPIAAIIGGMLVVVADLLGKVMFAPIELPCGIITAGVGAPYFVYLLIKK
- a CDS encoding transport system permease protein — protein: MRINLDKHYLLIAGLIIGSLILCLTLLGSIYWGVVKIPITEIYRSFTAFDGSTNHLIIRTVRLPRSLIAIVVGAAASVAGAIMQGLTLNPLASPGILGINAGAALAVVSGTLIIGDVATNTSTWLALVGAAITAVAVYFLGSLGRGGLTAINLTIAGAAITAFISSITSGILIISQRTLEEIRFWLAGSVAGRDLNLVWQVLPYICIGLILGMAISKQLTLLSLGEDIARGLGQSTPSIKIIAAISIILLAGSSVAIAGPISFIGLIVPHLVRLIIGLDYRWILPYCAILGGIIVLIADTCGRLIIPPSELPVGLVMPLIGAPFFIYLINRKIH
- a CDS encoding putative Amidohydrolase family protein, which codes for MSTLLIKNIHTLVTMDEQRREIRHGALFVRDNVIEQVGKTTELPNSADEVLDLADRHIVLPGLVNTHHHFFQTLTRATPAGQNGDLFQWLTAHYPLWSNLTAQGMYYSSQMAAAELILSGCTTASDHHYLFPNDCSLDEQIRAVEDIGLRFHASRGSMSVGESNGGLPPDSLVEKEAEILKDSQRLIEQYHDNNRYSMIKIVLAPCSPFSVSQDLMKESAAMARSYPGVRLHTHLAETKGDVEYSLAKFNLIPGDYAQSVGWLGNDVWHAHCVKLSDRSIIKFGETGTGVAHCPCSNMRLASGIAPIRKMLNANVPVGLGVDGAASNDASNLLHEARQAFLLARVKDEDAAAMTAREALEIATRGGAKVLGRDDIGYLAPGMAADFIAINLDKPGFVGTQADPVAALIYCQTDYVDYSFINGKKVVDCGHLITIELENLLEKTNQFAAQLING
- a CDS encoding 5-hydroxyisourate hydrolase; the protein is MQSQMIKGKLTTHVLDTANGCPASGIAIALWKLESDSKTLLKITITNQDGRTNEPLLADEELQVGVYELIFSVGNYFARYDDYPDPLFLDQIPLRFGISDTQAHYHVPLLVSPWSYSTYRGS
- a CDS encoding iron-sulfur cluster-binding protein, Rieske family produces the protein MVHIIVNTATPINDTSSQIVQFCWRNHTEADISAKEVVAFDRAVILEDKAVLETTDYDVPLDIKLEQHMMTDKPGIVIRRKLSHLLATNNVKSTL
- a CDS encoding xanthine/uracil/vitamin C permease, with translation MNINENISNLQKTKQPRGKPPRNGWQDAIARYFEFDFYRTNFRTEILAGVTTFMTMAYILVVNPLILSDAIFLNEPKDLFAELVVATAVSAGIGTLIMGLLAKYPFALAPGMGINAFFAYSVVLNLGIEWRVALACVFVEGLVFILLTISDIRRHLITAVPHSIKSATTVGIGLFLAYIGLGGATETGGAGLVVASEVTKTDFGSLAQPQTLMAIFGLFLTAFFMVRRIKGALLWGILGTAILGWLFGVANSPQAIASIPAFPVDLFGAAFIGLGGINGSNWIDFIAALLVFLFVDMFDTIGTLAGVGMQAGYIDENGELPRANRALTADAIATTAGAVVGTSSVTTFVESASGVAEGGRTGFTSVIVAGLFFISLIFIPIFEAIPAFATTPALTIVGVLMMASVTTINWEDLTEAIPAFLTIFFIPFAFSIAAGLSIGLIAYPLLKAFKGKTSDVPLVTWILAAIFIARFIFMTLRFG